In a genomic window of Wyeomyia smithii strain HCP4-BCI-WySm-NY-G18 chromosome 1, ASM2978416v1, whole genome shotgun sequence:
- the LOC129716991 gene encoding uncharacterized protein LOC129716991: MYSRPIRTSLELLRPPRRPVPQPVSDSPALRTFNKEDKVFAKVYASNKWTWVPGVIMEKLSRVMYNVWVNNSKMIRSHINQLKKPASSAPVNDEPVLVPEPADNGASSSSSSTSSDFQSAAETSPVVPLPRRSSRPRRPPQWYQGHHRY, from the exons ATGTACAGCAGACCGATAAGAACTTCACTCGAATTGCTGCGACCGCCCCGTAGACCAGTACCACAACCAGTGTCAGATTCGCCTGCCTTGCGAACCTTTAATAAGGAAGATAAGGTTTTCGCTAAAGTGTATGCGAGTAATAAGTGGACTTGGGTGCCCGGAGTCATAATGGAAAAACTTAGCAGAGTAATGTATAACGTCTGGGTCAACAATAGTAAAATGATTCGCTCGCACATTAATCAGCTTAAAA AACCTGCCTCCTCTGCGCCGGTGAACGATGAGCCAGTGCTCGTCCCAGAGCCAGCCGATAATGGTGCTTCATCCTCATCATCGTCAACATCATCGGATTTCCAGTCAGCAGCTGAGACTTCACCTGTAGTTCCTCTTCCCAGGCGCTCTTCTCGACCTCGAAGACCGCCGCAGTGGTACCAGGGACACCACAGATATTAA
- the LOC129716992 gene encoding uncharacterized protein K02A2.6-like, which produces MCVEFELKKLSEEQFKCLIFVCGIKSECDAEVRTRLLTKIEDCADVTLGALMEECQRLINLKNDTAMIEASASGPKVQAVKSSLSYRKQFKKPNEQRCPQPSQGNHKNRPATPCWKCGVMHYSKFCGFRNHKCADCHQVGHKEGYCSSARRSLKSVKHRNGNLSIQTVTLAVSSIQCKRRYVWVKINDVPVRLQLDTASDITIISEQVWKQIGHPAANPTTQTAKSASGEKLDLLYEFVGKVSLNGCTQNGRILVSGNSLNLLGIDLIDKFNLWSLPMDKFCNKLESAAQDISALKRVYPELFSNKLGLCTKTKIVLSLKDASKPVFRPRRPVAYAMQATVDEELDRLERLNIISPVQYSEWAAPIVVVRKANGTIRICGDCSTGLNEQLQSHQYQLPLPQDIFSKLPGCTVFSQIDLSDAFLQMEVDEECRKLLTINTHRGLYQYNRLPPGVKAAPGVFQQMIDTMLAGLSNTSGYLDDVIVGGRDENEHSRNLHEVLHRIQEYGFTIRLEKCAFGQHKIRYLGHMLDRQGLRPEPDKIQAIKDMPAPKDLTGVRSFLGALNYYGKFVPDMRTLRYPLDELLKSSTSTFKWTPACQSAFEKFKAILSSELLLTHYDPMQEIIVSADASSIGVGATISHKFADGQMKVVQHASRAFTAAEQRYSQPDREGLAIVFAVTKFHKYIFGRRFRLQTDHAPLLRIFGSRKGRPVYTANRLQRWALTLLSYDFSIEYISTDKFGNADVLSRVINQHIKPDEDFVVACASLKEDLRSVIVSSTKNLPLSFSMVEEATKCDPTLSKLYRFVSDGWPKKRMDVKDWEMQRYFDRQEALSIVQGCVMFGDRLIIPAQYRKRCIIQLHEGHPGAQRMKAIARSFVFLPGLDEQIVDFVKAYHQCALAARSPPKAEPQSWPKSTAPWQRIHIDYAGPLEGEFYLIVVDSNTK; this is translated from the coding sequence ATGTGTGTTGAATTCGAGCTTAAAAAGCTTTCAGAAGAACAATTCAAATGCCTAATATTTGTGTGTGGAATAAAGTCCGAGTGTGACGCCGAAGTACGAACAAGACTGCTAACAAAAATTGAAGACTGTGCCGACGTCACACTTGGAGCTTTGATGGAAGAGTGTCAGCGTTTGATTAACTTAAAAAACGATACTGCAATGATAGAAGCCAGTGCAAGTGGACCAAAAGTGCAAGCAGTGAAAAGCAGTCTTAGTTATCGGAAGCAATTTAAAAAGCCAAATGAACAAAGGTGTCCCCAGCCGTCTCAAGGAAACCACAAGAACAGGCCAGCTACTCCATGCTGGAAATGTGGTGTCATGCACTATTCAAAGTTCTGCGGATTTCGGAACCATAAATGTGCAGATTGTCATCAGGTGGGTCATAAGGAAGGGTATTGCTCAAGCGCCCGACGTTCCCTCAAATCGGTCAAACATCGAAATGGGAATTTGTCTATTCAAACCGTTACGCTAGCTGTTAGTAGTATACAGTGCAAGCGACGATATGTGTGGGTCAAAATAAATGACGTGCCTGTTCGTCTGCAGCTAGACACAGCATCAGATATTACGATAATTTCTGAACAAGTGTGGAAGCAGATTGGCCACCCAGCAGCAAATCCCACCACACAAACAGCCAAATCTGCATCTGGTGAGAAGCTAGACCTGTTATACGAATTTGTTGGTAAAGTTTCATTAAATGGATGCACCCAAAATGGCCGTATACTCGTGTCGGGAAACTCACTTAATCTTCTGGGTATCGATTTAATCGATAAATTCAATCTGTGGTCACTGCCTATGGACAAATTTTGTAATAAACTAGAAAGTGCTGCTCAAGATATAAGTGCTTTGAAACGGGTGTACCCTGAGCTTTTCAGCAATAAGCTCGGGCTttgcacaaaaacaaaaattgtgctGTCTTTGAAAGATGCAAGCAAACCTGTTTTCCGACCCAGGAGACCTGTAGCATACGCAATGCAAGCTACAGTTGACGAAGAGCTTGACCGTTTGGAACGGTTAAACATTATTTCACCTGTGCAGTACTCAGAGTGGGCTGCACCGATAGTTGTTGTACGAAAGGCAAACGGCACTATCCGTATATGCGGTGATTGCTCAACTGGGCTCAATGAACAGCTTCAGTCACATCAGTACCAGCTACCATTGCCGCAGGACATTTTCTCAAAATTACCCGGTTGTACTGTCTTCAGCCAAATTGATTTATCCGATGCATTCTTGCAGATGGAGGTAGATGAGGAATGTCGGAAGTTGTTAACCATCAACACGCACCGGGGACTGTATCAATACAATAGGCTCCCTCCTGGCGTGAAGGCGGCTCCAGGTGTGTTCCAGCAGATGATCGACACAATGCTGGCCGGTCTATCGAATACGTCAGGATATTTAGATGACGTGATTGTTGGTGGTAGAGATGAAAACGAACATTCACGTAACTTGCACGAAGTTCTGCACCGAATTCAGGAGTACGGATTCACTATTCGCCTAGAAAAGTGTGCATTCGGACAGCATAAAATCCGATACCTAGGGCATATGCTAGATCGCCAAGGCCTTCGCCCAGAACCAGATAAGATCCAAGCTATTAAAGATATGCCCGCTCCCAAGGACCTCACAGGTGTTCGCTCTTTCCTCGGAGCATTGAACTATTACGGTAAGTTCGTGCCGGATATGAGAACACTGCGCTACCCTTTGGATGAACTTTTAAAATCCAGCACATCTACATTCAAGTGGACACCAGCATGCCAGAgtgcatttgaaaaatttaaagcaATTTTGTCGTCAGAGCTCTTACTGACACACTACGATCCGATGCAGGAGATAATTGTTTCGGCTGATGCTTCGTCGATCGGTGTTGGAGCAACAATTAGCCATAAGTTCGCAGATGGCCAAATGAAGGTGGTTCAACACGCGTCCCGCGCCTTCACTGCAGCTGAGCAGCGATATTCACAGCCAGACAGAGAAGGACTGGCTATTGTATTCGCTGTTACAAAATTTCACAAATATATATTTGGTAGAAGATTCCGATTGCAGACAGATCATGCACCGTTATTACGGATATTTGGCTCTAGAAAAGGCAGACCGGTTTACACTGCAAACCGGCTCCAGCGGTGGGCTTTAACGTTGCTGTCATATGATTTTTCGATAGAATATATTTCAACTGATAAATTTGGGAACGCTGACGTGCTGTCCAGGGTTATCAACCAGCATATTAAGCCAGACGAAGATTTCGTTGTTGCATGTGCCTCGTTGAAAGAAGATTTAAGGTCAGTAATAGTCAGTAGCACTAAAAACTTACCTCTCAGTTTTAGCATGGTAGAAGAAGCCACGAAATGCGATCCGACTCTTAGCAAACTATATCGATTCGTGAGCGATGGTTGGCCTAAGAAGCGAATGGATGTCAAAGATTGGGAGATGCAACGCTATTTTGACCGCCAAGAAGCTCTCTCAATTGTGCAAGGCTGTGTTATGTTTGGAGACCGTTTAATTATCCCAGCACAGTATAGGAAGCGATGCATTATCCAATTGCATGAAGGTCATCCAGGTGCACAACGGATGAAAGCCATTGCACGTAGCTTCGTCTTTTTGCCAGGCTTAGACGAACAAATAGTAGACTTTGTAAAGGCTTATCACCAATGTGCATTAGCAGCGCGTTCGCCACCAAAGGCTGAGCCACAATCATGGCCCAAATCGACAGCTCCATGGCAAAGGATTCACATCGACTATGCCGGTCCTTTGGAAGGGGAATTTTACTTAATCGTTGTTGATTCAAACACTAAATGA